One region of Eurosta solidaginis isolate ZX-2024a chromosome X, ASM4086904v1, whole genome shotgun sequence genomic DNA includes:
- the LOC137234242 gene encoding uncharacterized protein has product MGKKRNPKQEEILLSFMQGNEAIAKGFTKGDRVDVEAKWGELTKSLNAVGPPCKDLAGWKKSWVDWKSTIKKKLSDNRREVNSSGGGPYSQQPISPTEEAIAVLCSLYKSVNGMDGVRRYGPSQAPTTSSNREVPGDGAEKSADESSNSIAESTTNKAATIEPRNTSRARRRSIDTFEKMCMEQNAAFDRIARAFDELLTFKKKELEIKEQEEKERKRHNEILEEIEMLKLETLRKFL; this is encoded by the exons AT GGGAAAGAAGCGAAACCCAAAGCAGGAAGAAATCCTCTTATCCTTTATGCAAGGCAACGAAGCCATTGCTAAAGGTTTCACTAAAGGGGACAGAGTGGATGTAGAAGCAAAATGGGGTGAACTAACAAAGTCCCTGAATGCTGTTGGTCCTCCGTGCAAAGATTTGGCTGGTTGGAAAAAG TCTTGGGTCGATTGGAAGTCCACTATAAAGAAAAAGTTGTCAGATAACCGGCGCGAAGTGAATTCATCTGGTGGTGGACCATATTCCCAGCAGCCTATTTCACCGACTGAAGAAGCGATTGCGGTGCTCTGTAGCCTATATAAATCCGTGAATGGTATGGATGGCGTCAGACGCTATGGACCCTCACAAGCTCCAACTACAAGCAGCAACCGGGAAGTCCCAGGTGACGGCGCTGAAAAGTCTGCTGATGAAAGCAGCAACAGCATTGCAGAGTCAACCACAAATAAAGCTGCTACAATTGAGCCACGAAATACATCGCGTGCACGTCGGCGATCTATTGACACTTTTGAGAAAATGTGCATGGAGCAAAATGCTGCATTTGATCGAATTGCCCGTGCATTCGATGAACTGCTaacattcaagaaaaaagaaTTGGAGATTAAAGAGCAGGaggaaaaggagagaaaaagacATAACGAAATATTGGAGGAAATAGAGATGCTGAAGTTGGAAACTTTacgaaaatttttgtaa